The Meiothermus sp. CFH 77666 genome segment TACCTCGAGCAGGCTTTGGGATGGGTCTTGGGGGCTGGGGCGGCGGTGGAAGCACTGGAACCGCACGAGTTTCGCCAACAGGTGATTGAAACCCTGGGTATGGCGCTCGAGTTATACCAACCGTGAGCCCGGGCTGTGGCTTGACGAAATTTGACATTACTGCACCGGGTTTATGCTTAAGTCATGAGCTGGGTTGTGGTTTTTTTGGCGCTCTTCGCGCTCATTGCCCTGTTTGGCCTGGTTAACTACTGGGGCTATCGCCGCATCGAGAAAGCCCAGCAGGCGTGGTTTCGCCAGATGCTAGGCGATGGGGTAGACCTTGAAACATTCCTCCAATCGGCCCCCTTCGAGTACAGGCCTCTCAAGGGCAGCAAGGCCTATGGCATCCTGGACAAGCGCACCGGCGAGGAAGTGTACAGGGTCAGAACCCCCGAGGAGGCTGAAGCCTGGATTGTGACCCACACCCTGGCCGAGCGCGGGCAGTTGCCTCTGGCCTCCGGGGAGCCCAGGCGCTAGGGATCCGGGTGCTTCTGCTGGATAGTTGTTACGCGACCTGCCGCTTGAAGACGCTGACACCTCGAGCAGAAGTGCGTTCCCCGCCCGCCTACCACCCTTTTGACGATGGTGCCTTTGCAGCCCGGGCGCTTACAGGGCTGGCCGGTGCGGTCGTAGGCGTTGTGGTGGAACTGGAAGTAGCCAGGTTCGCCGCCGGGCTGCTGATAGCTCTGGTCTGAGAGGGTCGAGCCCCCGGCCTCCACCGCTTTCGCCATCACCTCGCGGACGGCCTCGAAGAGTTTTCGAACCTCGGCAGTTGTGAGCGAACGGGCGGGGCGCTCGGGGTGGATTTTGCTCATCCACAGCGACTCATCGGCGTAGATGTTGCCCACCCCCGCCACCGCTTCCTGCGAGAGCAGCACTTCCTTGATTTTTCGAGTGGTTTGCAGGAGCGATTGTCTGAACCCGGCCAGGGTGAAATCTTGCGAGAGCGGTTCGGGCCCCATGCGGTTGAGCAGGTCAATCTCGTGGTAGTCGCCTGCTTCCACCACCCACCATTTCCCGAAGCGGCGGGGGTCGGTGTAGTAGAGGGTCTGTTTGGGCAAGTGCAAGGTGAGCCTGGTGTGCCGGTTCGGCTCAAAGCGAAAGCCTCCGGTCATGCCCAGGTGCACGATGGCTTCCAGCTGCTTGTCCAGATGTAATATCAGGTACTTGCCCCGGCGCGAGGTGCCCAGCACCTTACGCCCTTCGGCCAGTTCGGTACGGCGGTAGCGGGCGGGGTCGTTGTGCAGCAGTTTTTGGATGCGTTGGCCCAGCAGGTAGGGCTCGAGGATACGCCGGGTGGTCTCGACTTCGGGGAGTTCGGGCATTGCAGGGGTCAGGGTATCGGGGCTGGGGGAAAGGGAACAGCCGCAGGCTCACAGTTTGGCCCGCGTGCTCGGATAGTTTGCATCGAAAATGTGTGCTCTTCACAAACATGGCCGCCCGTCTAGACGGTCAGTGTTCTGTAGCCCTTTGGAGGCTGGATGTAACGCTCTACTCAGCAGCGCGTTCCTGGGCGCGGTTGTCTTCTAGGGCCCGGCGGCATTCGCGGAACACATACAGCACCAGCACCGGGAAGGGAATATCCTGCTCGAGGGCTTCCTGTACGGCAAAATAGCGCCCCGGATCGGCAGCGCGAACCTTAGGAGCCAGCATCGTCCATAGCTTGAGCAAGCCTTCGCGGCTGTGCGGAATCGCTTCCTCGAAGCGCTTGAGGGGGTCAGAGGGCGTGTTCATCTTCAACACATA includes the following:
- a CDS encoding DNA-formamidopyrimidine glycosylase produces the protein MPELPEVETTRRILEPYLLGQRIQKLLHNDPARYRRTELAEGRKVLGTSRRGKYLILHLDKQLEAIVHLGMTGGFRFEPNRHTRLTLHLPKQTLYYTDPRRFGKWWVVEAGDYHEIDLLNRMGPEPLSQDFTLAGFRQSLLQTTRKIKEVLLSQEAVAGVGNIYADESLWMSKIHPERPARSLTTAEVRKLFEAVREVMAKAVEAGGSTLSDQSYQQPGGEPGYFQFHHNAYDRTGQPCKRPGCKGTIVKRVVGGRGTHFCSRCQRLQAAGRVTTIQQKHPDP